Proteins from a genomic interval of Microcoleus sp. AS-A8:
- a CDS encoding iron-containing redox enzyme family protein, giving the protein MTVALSPDRLIKGITKELSSAAQSPNYIEAEQQFIQLLTHENLDQQVDTRPELVRDFEATVATALIRAYTEHVEVEEVEAAHLFLQRILYHINRLNLFWYDDLRHYKNERSYYLQWLRDRIESVWQAWELAQIDIAQLRQLDAKQALIERCEADLNPTLTENKQYLRQHMSLAGYRHLLALASLDGLVEASRLSRILGGASNEVQATLIRVLLEEYGNGRFTRKHSTFFAKMMAELGLNTQPEGYFDIVPWELLACINHNFLLTECKRHFLRYNGGLTYFEIAGPSIYKDYMSAAERLQLSDTAMGYWELHIREDERHGQWMLEDVALPLVDQYPDDAWELVLGYDQEKWMGDRAGAAIIRAVKQAEQSSEFSIS; this is encoded by the coding sequence ATGACCGTAGCTTTGAGTCCCGATCGTCTGATTAAAGGGATAACCAAAGAATTGTCATCGGCTGCTCAATCCCCCAATTATATCGAAGCAGAACAACAATTCATTCAACTACTAACCCATGAAAATTTAGACCAACAGGTAGATACTCGCCCTGAATTAGTCCGTGATTTTGAAGCTACGGTTGCCACAGCTCTCATCCGAGCTTACACAGAACATGTAGAAGTTGAGGAAGTAGAGGCAGCGCACTTATTTTTGCAGCGCATTCTATACCACATTAATCGACTCAACTTGTTCTGGTACGACGACTTGCGACACTACAAAAACGAGCGATCGTATTATTTGCAATGGCTGCGCGATCGCATTGAGTCTGTTTGGCAAGCGTGGGAACTGGCACAAATTGATATCGCACAATTACGGCAACTAGACGCCAAACAGGCACTCATTGAGCGGTGTGAGGCTGACTTGAATCCCACGTTAACAGAAAACAAGCAATATCTGCGGCAACACATGTCGCTGGCAGGATATCGGCATCTGTTGGCGCTCGCATCTTTGGATGGATTAGTAGAAGCAAGTCGTCTATCACGGATTTTGGGCGGTGCTAGCAACGAAGTACAAGCCACTCTAATTCGTGTGTTGCTGGAGGAATACGGAAATGGTCGCTTCACCCGTAAACACTCTACTTTCTTTGCCAAAATGATGGCGGAGTTAGGGCTTAATACTCAGCCAGAAGGATACTTCGATATCGTTCCTTGGGAACTTTTAGCCTGTATCAATCACAACTTCTTACTAACAGAATGTAAGCGCCATTTTCTCCGCTACAACGGTGGACTCACCTACTTTGAAATTGCTGGCCCTTCCATCTATAAAGATTACATGAGTGCCGCAGAAAGATTACAGCTTTCAGACACCGCGATGGGTTACTGGGAACTACATATACGGGAAGATGAACGTCATGGTCAGTGGATGTTGGAGGACGTAGCCTTACCTTTAGTAGACCAATACCCTGACGATGCCTGGGAACTGGTACTCGGTTATGACCAAGAAAAATGGATGGGCGATCGTGCCGGTGCAGCGATCATTCGAGCTGTAAAACAGGCAGAGCAATCTTCTGAATTTAGCATCAGTTGA
- a CDS encoding FAD-dependent monooxygenase, which yields MTTQSNLQEDEPNTISPEIYDVVVIGAGPVGLATAIGLRQRGIENILVVDQTRAFRQVGQVLDLLPNGLKSLKYLAIEAYEEVKKTGNRLFNPKPSNNEETAEIGQELKPPKASPRWVQKNFQGQEISSISLNFDDWFQEYGEGRVSIAWYDLQTTLRNLLPQDRVRANHRCINVVEEPELGCVRVDCISDTGIEANPYAHWVDGQKLEEMQPQYEEQISQPLHTQSIRAKLVVAADGINSTVRRILYADRPYSAFARPEYSGFAAIGCREIIDIPKNLCTELEETYFQESRILTISNDELSGDTADMESPRIILFHRPSGQVGYIIHLALSLDSLQGKSNCSLIDLAVQELEKANFPNVLKQLVRLSSPDNMLQRPYYIHRATLSDAIPLPRTANPHPQGHSVTLQTPWSDGRVVLVGDAAHGMPPFMAQGANQGLEDALTVVTLIAKIAQENHWDNTQALAQAFEKYEQLRRPLMVHIQQGTLKPMSYRSEQERQKYNQQVYCRNFEQVIEALL from the coding sequence CAATCTGCAAGAAGATGAGCCTAACACGATTTCTCCTGAAATCTACGATGTTGTCGTAATTGGCGCTGGGCCTGTTGGGTTAGCCACTGCCATTGGCTTACGCCAGCGTGGGATTGAAAATATTTTAGTTGTCGATCAAACTCGTGCCTTTCGTCAGGTTGGACAGGTGTTAGATCTGCTCCCTAATGGATTAAAGTCTCTTAAATATTTAGCTATTGAAGCTTACGAAGAAGTTAAAAAAACTGGCAATAGGCTATTTAATCCTAAGCCATCTAATAATGAAGAGACGGCGGAAATAGGTCAAGAACTAAAACCTCCAAAGGCTTCACCTAGATGGGTGCAGAAAAATTTTCAGGGTCAGGAAATTTCCTCTATTTCTCTTAACTTCGATGATTGGTTTCAAGAATACGGAGAGGGTCGAGTATCCATCGCTTGGTATGATTTGCAGACGACCCTGAGAAACTTGCTTCCCCAAGACCGGGTGAGAGCCAATCACCGTTGTATTAATGTAGTGGAGGAGCCAGAGCTAGGCTGTGTCCGAGTCGATTGCATCTCTGATACAGGCATAGAAGCCAACCCCTATGCTCATTGGGTAGATGGACAGAAATTAGAGGAGATGCAGCCTCAGTATGAGGAGCAGATTTCTCAACCATTACACACTCAATCCATTCGAGCTAAGTTAGTTGTTGCAGCAGACGGAATCAACTCTACAGTTCGTAGAATTCTTTACGCCGATCGTCCCTACTCTGCTTTTGCACGTCCTGAATATTCTGGGTTTGCCGCCATCGGGTGTCGAGAAATTATCGATATTCCTAAAAATTTATGTACAGAACTTGAAGAAACATACTTTCAAGAATCACGAATTCTCACAATCAGTAATGATGAACTATCCGGAGATACTGCCGATATGGAATCTCCCAGGATAATTTTATTTCACAGACCCAGCGGTCAAGTTGGGTACATCATACATTTGGCTTTATCTCTGGACTCATTGCAGGGAAAGTCTAACTGTTCGTTGATTGATTTAGCTGTGCAAGAGTTGGAGAAGGCTAACTTTCCCAATGTCCTCAAGCAATTAGTGCGTCTATCTTCCCCTGATAATATGCTCCAGCGTCCGTACTACATTCACCGTGCGACTCTTTCAGATGCCATACCACTTCCTCGCACAGCTAATCCTCATCCTCAAGGTCATTCAGTCACCCTTCAAACCCCATGGAGTGATGGGCGAGTGGTATTGGTGGGTGATGCCGCACATGGAATGCCTCCCTTCATGGCTCAAGGGGCTAATCAAGGATTGGAAGATGCACTCACGGTTGTTACATTAATCGCGAAGATTGCACAGGAGAATCATTGGGATAATACACAAGCTCTAGCCCAAGCCTTCGAGAAATATGAGCAACTTCGTCGTCCATTAATGGTTCATATCCAACAGGGAACCTTGAAACCAATGTCCTACCGATCAGAACAAGAGCGGCAAAAGTACAACCAACAGGTGTATTGTCGAAATTTTGAGCAAGTGATTGAGGCATTGTTGTAG
- a CDS encoding 2OG-Fe(II) oxygenase, whose protein sequence is MNFASVTQNRDDGIITSLKFLNSLSNYYSKQPNAFSLTALNDLRGGILACSYLAINNLNRDFIGTKGFSVVFQRSELGEVERRFPFFKPYLERALQPTCNAFYLNPLLLKEGSRVDPHIDRSLRSYCKTVEPPVVVSVLYVQVPLNLQGGELVLRRHKQQVGQIKPQVNTLLYFQGDLTHSVNAVKTTGTRLSLVCEQYTLSDTVLQEIPAFTVESRAMKVKRK, encoded by the coding sequence TTGAACTTTGCGAGTGTTACCCAAAACAGAGATGATGGGATTATTACCTCCTTGAAATTCCTGAATTCCTTGAGCAACTACTATTCTAAACAGCCCAATGCCTTCTCTCTCACTGCTCTCAACGACTTGCGAGGAGGAATTCTGGCTTGTTCTTACCTGGCTATCAATAACCTCAACCGCGACTTTATTGGCACTAAAGGGTTTTCCGTGGTGTTCCAACGTTCAGAACTTGGGGAAGTGGAACGGCGGTTTCCCTTCTTCAAGCCTTATCTAGAACGAGCGCTACAGCCTACCTGTAATGCGTTCTACCTCAACCCCTTGCTACTCAAAGAAGGCTCTCGCGTCGATCCACATATTGATCGCTCCCTGCGCTCTTATTGCAAAACGGTTGAACCTCCTGTAGTTGTCAGTGTGCTTTATGTACAGGTACCACTTAATTTGCAAGGAGGAGAGCTAGTGTTGCGTCGGCATAAACAGCAAGTCGGGCAAATTAAGCCACAAGTTAACACATTGTTGTATTTTCAGGGCGACCTGACCCATTCGGTTAATGCTGTTAAAACAACTGGGACTCGTCTAAGTTTGGTTTGCGAACAATACACTTTGAGTGACACTGTATTGCAAGAGATTCCCGCCTTTACAGTGGAGTCTAGGGCAATGAAGGTAAAACGGAAGTAA
- a CDS encoding HAD family hydrolase, translated as MALEGVILDVDGTLVLSNDAHAQAWVEAFAEHGYEVPFERVRPLIGMGGDQVLPRMVPELNDQEGPGKAIANRRKELIINKFGPQLTSANGTRDLVLKMRESGLHLVIASSATTQELGILLKVAQVDDLLQEATTSSDAEASKPAPDIVEAALSKAQMEPDKVVMLGDTPYDIESAGQAGVSVIALRCGGFSDEQLSGAIAIYDDPADLLKHYDHSPLAQAA; from the coding sequence ATGGCATTAGAGGGAGTGATTTTAGACGTTGATGGCACCCTGGTTTTGAGCAATGATGCTCATGCTCAAGCCTGGGTTGAGGCATTTGCCGAGCATGGCTATGAAGTCCCCTTTGAGCGAGTGCGACCTCTTATCGGTATGGGGGGAGACCAAGTTCTTCCCAGGATGGTGCCGGAACTGAACGATCAGGAGGGACCTGGAAAGGCGATCGCTAACCGGCGCAAAGAACTGATCATCAACAAATTTGGCCCGCAGCTTACCTCCGCCAATGGCACTAGGGATTTAGTGTTAAAGATGCGGGAATCTGGCCTGCATCTGGTCATTGCCAGTTCAGCGACGACTCAAGAGCTTGGTATTTTACTCAAGGTTGCCCAAGTCGATGATTTGCTTCAAGAAGCAACCACATCGAGTGATGCGGAGGCTTCTAAGCCGGCCCCCGACATCGTAGAAGCCGCCTTGAGCAAAGCACAAATGGAACCTGACAAAGTGGTGATGTTAGGAGATACACCCTACGATATTGAATCGGCAGGCCAAGCGGGAGTGAGTGTGATTGCCCTACGCTGCGGTGGCTTTAGTGACGAGCAACTATCGGGAGCGATCGCCATTTACGATGATCCGGCTGATCTGCTGAAGCACTATGACCATTCTCCCCTTGCCCAAGCGGCTTGA
- a CDS encoding zinc metallopeptidase produces MIVALLGGDPSVIWEQQQQEAPSDRPRTEAPQTQGSGANDRMADFVSVVLADTEDTWQTLFRQRGSTYVEPKLVLFSGAVNSACGYARSAVGPFYCPADQKLYIDLSFYQDLKTRHQAPGDFAQAYVIAHEVGHHVQNLMGISDQVQALQRRSDKVTANQLSVRLELQADCFAGIWAHNAQRSRQILEEGDIEEALNAASSIGDDRLQRQAKGYVVPEAFTHGSSAQRVRWFKQGIQTGDPKQCNTFAVANP; encoded by the coding sequence GTGATTGTTGCGCTTCTGGGTGGCGACCCCAGCGTGATTTGGGAGCAACAACAACAAGAAGCGCCGAGCGATCGCCCCCGCACGGAGGCTCCTCAAACCCAAGGTTCTGGGGCCAATGATCGCATGGCTGATTTCGTTTCCGTTGTCCTAGCAGATACAGAGGATACCTGGCAAACGCTGTTTCGGCAAAGGGGATCAACTTATGTAGAACCCAAGTTAGTTCTTTTTTCGGGAGCCGTGAACTCTGCCTGTGGCTATGCTCGCTCAGCCGTTGGCCCGTTCTATTGCCCCGCCGATCAAAAGCTCTACATTGACTTGAGCTTTTATCAGGATCTGAAGACTCGCCACCAGGCACCAGGAGACTTTGCCCAAGCCTATGTGATTGCTCACGAGGTTGGGCACCATGTCCAGAATCTCATGGGCATTTCCGATCAGGTGCAGGCATTGCAGCGTCGAAGCGATAAAGTAACAGCGAATCAACTTTCAGTTCGGCTAGAGTTACAGGCAGATTGTTTTGCTGGCATCTGGGCGCACAATGCCCAGCGATCGCGGCAAATCCTGGAAGAAGGCGACATTGAAGAAGCGCTGAATGCAGCCAGCAGTATTGGGGACGATCGCTTGCAACGTCAGGCCAAAGGCTATGTTGTCCCGGAGGCGTTTACACATGGTAGTTCAGCCCAGCGAGTTCGCTGGTTCAAGCAAGGTATTCAGACCGGCGATCCGAAGCAATGTAATACCTTTGCCGTAGCAAATCCTTAA
- a CDS encoding SAM-dependent methyltransferase — translation MQEALLTSNTAVQSYSPNKVFFCPEESQFYSQCLEKMVLKHCTRFDSVVEFGAGDGSPVISGLLNSQFDGFIQGYELNSAACELGRSRIEQYQLEDQYTIHNKCFFKNFASSASYLIANPPYLPAPDDNLYMPSLHGGEDGATITKRLLSLGCENVMLMISAYSNPVETIDYAIDQGYHVVDFMISPLKFGYYSCEPKVKTAITELRKNRKAFYSQNIYFLAGVLFQKKDDSNIDLSAELLKVMTAL, via the coding sequence ATGCAAGAAGCCTTATTAACCTCGAACACAGCCGTTCAATCCTATTCACCCAACAAAGTTTTCTTCTGTCCTGAAGAGTCTCAATTTTATTCCCAATGTCTTGAGAAAATGGTGCTCAAGCACTGCACTCGTTTTGATTCTGTTGTCGAGTTTGGTGCCGGAGATGGTAGTCCAGTCATTAGCGGTTTGCTGAACAGTCAATTTGATGGGTTTATTCAGGGTTATGAATTGAACTCTGCGGCTTGTGAACTCGGTCGGTCTAGAATTGAGCAATATCAACTCGAAGATCAATACACGATTCACAACAAATGTTTCTTCAAAAACTTTGCCTCGAGTGCCAGTTACCTAATTGCTAATCCTCCTTACCTGCCGGCTCCCGATGACAATCTCTATATGCCTTCTCTACATGGTGGTGAGGATGGCGCAACCATTACCAAACGGCTTTTATCCCTCGGTTGTGAGAATGTGATGTTGATGATTTCGGCTTACTCCAATCCAGTCGAGACCATCGATTATGCCATTGATCAGGGTTATCACGTCGTAGATTTTATGATTTCTCCGCTGAAGTTTGGGTACTATAGCTGCGAACCCAAAGTAAAAACAGCTATTACGGAACTGCGGAAAAATCGCAAAGCTTTCTATTCCCAAAATATTTACTTTTTGGCAGGCGTCTTATTTCAAAAAAAAGATGATTCCAACATAGATTTATCAGCGGAGCTACTCAAGGTAATGACGGCGTTGTAA
- a CDS encoding family 10 glycosylhydrolase, with product MKLRFIHRGWWRIVKYFSLLVLALFMTIFLAGHPIAAIAQSTLPEAVIQDAMPEAIAPQPLQEIRGVWMTENDHDILRDRPKMQEAVSQLTRLNLNTIYPVVWNSGYALYPSAVAQRADIQPFVRKGLQGQDILAELAKEAHRQGLLVIPWFEFGFMTPPTSELALNHPEWLTQRRNGNQTWIGAAGEVVWLNPFLPEVQKFITDLVLEVVTQYDVDGIQFDDHTSLPNEFGYDRYTLALYKQETQKNAPANPQDPAWVRWRADKITAFVTQLNQAVKQRKPNAIFSVSPNPYVTAYNTYLQDWLTWVRQGIVDELIVQVYRPDLQSFVEQISRPEIQEAQQKIPTGVGVLTGLRNKPVPMPLIQNKVRTARDRGLGVSFFYYESLWENSPEPIAERVSNFQALFNLPASRVAMR from the coding sequence ATGAAATTGCGTTTCATCCATAGAGGTTGGTGGCGAATTGTCAAGTATTTTTCCTTACTCGTGCTGGCCTTATTCATGACAATATTTCTGGCTGGTCATCCTATCGCTGCAATCGCGCAAAGCACATTGCCAGAGGCAGTCATACAAGATGCAATGCCAGAGGCGATCGCACCGCAACCGTTACAGGAAATTCGCGGGGTTTGGATGACTGAAAATGACCATGACATCCTCAGAGATCGCCCCAAAATGCAAGAGGCGGTGAGTCAGCTAACACGGTTGAATCTGAATACAATCTATCCTGTGGTGTGGAATTCGGGTTACGCGCTTTATCCAAGTGCCGTCGCTCAACGGGCAGACATCCAACCCTTTGTCCGCAAAGGCTTGCAGGGACAGGATATTCTTGCTGAACTCGCAAAGGAAGCTCATCGCCAAGGGTTGCTCGTGATTCCTTGGTTTGAGTTCGGTTTCATGACTCCCCCAACCTCGGAACTGGCATTAAATCATCCGGAGTGGCTGACGCAACGACGGAATGGCAACCAAACGTGGATTGGTGCGGCAGGTGAGGTGGTATGGCTCAATCCCTTCCTACCAGAGGTGCAAAAGTTTATCACCGATCTGGTGCTGGAAGTGGTGACGCAATATGATGTGGATGGCATTCAGTTTGACGATCACACCAGTTTGCCTAATGAATTTGGCTACGATCGCTACACCCTCGCCTTGTACAAACAGGAAACCCAGAAAAATGCGCCAGCCAATCCCCAAGATCCGGCATGGGTGCGCTGGCGGGCTGATAAAATTACAGCGTTTGTGACTCAACTCAACCAAGCTGTGAAACAGAGAAAGCCGAATGCCATTTTCTCGGTTTCCCCTAATCCCTATGTCACGGCTTACAATACTTATCTGCAAGATTGGCTGACTTGGGTGCGGCAGGGTATTGTGGATGAGCTGATTGTGCAAGTTTATCGCCCTGATCTGCAAAGTTTTGTGGAACAGATTAGCCGTCCCGAAATTCAAGAAGCGCAACAAAAGATTCCTACGGGAGTTGGTGTCCTGACAGGGTTGAGAAATAAGCCCGTTCCGATGCCACTGATTCAGAATAAAGTGCGGACGGCACGCGATCGCGGATTGGGTGTATCGTTCTTTTATTACGAAAGTCTTTGGGAGAATTCACCAGAACCTATAGCGGAGCGGGTATCTAACTTTCAAGCTCTCTTCAACTTACCGGCTTCTCGCGTGGCGATGAGATAA